One window of the Podospora pseudocomata strain CBS 415.72m chromosome 7, whole genome shotgun sequence genome contains the following:
- a CDS encoding hypothetical protein (COG:O; EggNog:ENOG503GIYA): MSQAAVPVVDLRYYSTLEIKLSATREEIKKSYRRLALPWHPDKRPAADFDATEKFQKINNAHEVLSNDTSRAQYDQSVHSRLQQIESTRLNGTAKLFSYQRRQRDPTTASAAY; this comes from the exons ATGTCCCAAGCCGCAGTTCCCGTTGTCGACTTGCGGTACTACTCCACCCTAGAGATCAAACTCTCTGCTACCAGagaggagatcaagaagtCGTACAGGCGGCTTGCGCTCCCTTGGCACCCGGACAAGCGCCCAGCCGCTGACTTTGATGCGACTGAAAAGTTTCAGAAA ATCAACAACGCCCATGAGGTCCTTTCTAATGATACCTCGCGAGCCCAATATGATCAATCGGTCCATAGTCGCCTACAGCAAATCGAGAGCACCAGGCTGAATGGCACCGCCAAATTGTTCTCATACCAGCGAAGACAGCGAGATCCGACAACGGCCTCTGCGGCGTACTAG
- a CDS encoding hypothetical protein (COG:O; EggNog:ENOG503Q4W4) translates to MSSPNKRLQHYNMLGVRPDATSADVKKAYHRMARLRHPDKHGNSAAATADFQELQQAYEILSDPKARHTYDQTIATKLSRTEQARRRYAELLERVQRDSARVQHTVDYKRRLFEAFTFRLKQKQRAYDVAQRRIIDAKAFVVISDDDSDEPAQPPQSDTQHASTDEMPPQTVQDLALAKQDHQKATADMRDAETNWKRLKEEVDVLLDKVWSSEKECAELEKEHNPRWQDSQTAQIPSQLSFHGGPQTMSQGRPSQYEASQYPPNPSPTTPPPRSHRQRSSEALPTFSPRPSYSSTRPPPDQEQHYQRARSFSFHGSNFRHPPPPQPPWQHHQRPMATPHPFGAMETEIKILRTFLAEKNRIVNSLLQKNLALEDEVQRLRRMLDQANNSPVHKSGDVEPTTRKKRGRPRNDTRDSANTDGRGPKAARTG, encoded by the exons ATGTCTTCACCAAACAAAAGACTCCAGCATTACAACATGCTTGGAGTTCGCCCAGATGCGACTTCTGCTGACGTCAAGAAGGCATACCATCGAATGGCTCGCCTGAGGCATCCCGACAAGCATGGCAACTCTGCCGCTGCCACAGCGGACTTTCAGGAG CTGCAGCAAGCCTATGAGATTCTCTCTGACCCCAAAGCAAGGCATACTTACGACCAGACCATCGCCACCAAGCTGTCGAGGACAGAGCAGGCGCGGCGCAGGTATGCCGAGCTCCTTGAGCGTGTACAACGGGATTCGGCAAGGGTACAGCACACTGTCGACTACAAACGGCGGCTCTTTGAAGCGTTCACCTTTCGGctgaaacaaaaacaacggGCCTACGATGTTGCACAACGGCGTATTATCGACGCGAAGGCTTTTGTTGTCATCAGCGATGATGACAGCGACGAGCCagcccaacctcctcaaagtGATACCCAACATGCTTCGACAGACGAGATGCCCCCTCAAACTGTCCAAGACCTCGCTCTTGCCAAGCAAGACCACCAAAAGGCGACTGCGGACATGCGAGACGCCGAAACCAACTGGAAAAGactgaaggaggaggtggacgtCCTGTTGGACAAGGTTTGGAGCTCAGAGAAGGAATGCGcagagctggaaaaggaacACAACCCTCGCTGGCAGGACAGTCAAACAGCACAGATACCAAGCCAGCTTTCTTTTCATGGTGGTCCTCAAACTATGTCACAAGGGCGTCCGTCGCAGTATGAAGCTTCTCAGTATCCTCCAAACCCATCGCCCACCACGCCGCCACCACGCTCACATCGACAGAGGTCATCCGAAGCCCTACCGACCTTCTCTCCTCGTCCATCCTACAGCTCTACCAGGCCACCGCCTGACCAGGAACAGCACTATCAGCGGGCGAGATCTTTTTCATTTCATGGATCAAACTTCCGacaccctccgcctccccagCCACCTtggcaacatcaccagcGGCCGATGGCAACTCCCCACCCCTTCGGGGCGATGGAAACTGAGATCAAGATACTGAGGACCTTTCTCGCGGAGAAGAACAGGATTGTGAACAGTCTACTTCAGAAGAACCTAGCtctggaggatgaggtccaACGGCTGAGGCGCATGTTGGACCAAGCGAACAACTCACCAGTGCACAAAAGTGGCGACGTGGAACCGACAACCAGGAAAAAGAGGGGAAGGCCGAGGAATGATACTCGCGATTCTGCTAACACTGATGGCAGAGGGCCTAAGGCTGCCAGGACGGGTTGA
- a CDS encoding hypothetical protein (EggNog:ENOG503P2PE; COG:S), whose translation MADVKTAAGSSNGKPAIRRGRREKPWPVEKQKKLLRLYVCTQSEKLPLVRILERLKDGTFDPRQRNTHKHLKNLLPDRRIDDWRPRDMNTMLVRVRFLRSVREERRMRNRRARQRLEAARSRSYPDPMSASVFSDAQTGFYAEGSDTSVTIKQSDSPDSSPLAIASASSADSPDTSDTYMRDKSPSRASSLTPSAKRRSWASVLSSISSGISSLARSSSSASSRRINLNNTGANTALSKMTREEFLVSLQDKPRKPFKGTKVTNGLFKPKYSTVNPTTEELNKALLDMCCSNYYNGEDRTDTVCVHERLSRAIDAQATENSAFTNFSVTDEEANMVDKYGNSLLHVAARWGARVSLLLLIIRHTDDLQMVNQRGETFLHVYAPPSQPRLRPVSFLNLIRVLRSRGFDFCLRDGEKHTFLHHIVAKEEFPIETLYYVFREVGHGAARFLVASKAADGERLWHSVRRNLERTAPKLARIFGDEVEFIRRYLPEFSDSKAPSTGDNSTCGSDSLYSLPHHHQEVMTMNDPNDSSAQHVRRSPIMKLLRRAAAGRTGFADTDLNKKLESIFETASKAPDFELHAFLAKRDTEGNTALHYASEFGIVTAVQFLCGKGANVNVFNNCGNTPLQLVKYAIQRTDVRSDIHMEARYLRCAVLLLEQGAFDQSKLVSERSIIFPYANVFDGSERSIQNLVKQGVANQCKGLHLLTSSTKHHGLYYGLEGHDHGHCHGHGGGGTSFGWADHGRLLDGLMGRRSGSGRGRKRAPSPLGAGGGPIGGEAGPEGMNLTFQTSVLSSC comes from the exons ATGGCCGACGTCAAGACGGCTGCTGGCAGCAGCAATGGGAAACCGGCCATCCGACGAGGGCGCCGCGAAAAGCCATGGCCGGTcgaaaagcaaaagaaatTGTTGCGCCTCTATGTCTGTACACAAAGCGAAAAATTACCACTCGTTCGCATCCTTGAGCGCCTCAAAGATGGCACGTTTGATCCCAG GCAGCGCAACACTCACAAGCACCTCAAAAACTTGCTACCAGATCGCCGTATCGATGATTGGAGGCCCAGAGACATGAACACCATGCTCGTCAGAGTTCGTTTCCTGAGGTCGGTTCGGGAGGAGCGGCGGATGAGGAACAGGAGGGCCCGCCAACGGCTAGAAGCAGCGCGATCACGCAGCTATCCCGATCCCATGAGTGCCTCAGTGTTCTCTGACGCGCAGACCGGGTTTTACGCCGAGGGCTCGGATACCAGCGTCACCATCAAACAGTCCGACTCGCCCGACTCATCGCCGCTGGCGATTGCCAGCGCCAGCTCAGCCGACTCCCCAGACACCTCCGATACCTACATGCGAGACAAGTCGCCGTCACGCGCATCATCACTCACGCCATCGGCCAAACGAAGATCATGGGCCTCGGTTCTTTCCAGCATCTCGTCAGGCATATCGAGTCTAGCCCGCTCGTCCTCTTCAGCGTCGTCGAGGCGCATCAACCTGAACAACACGGGGGCCAACACAGCGCTGAGCAAGATGACACGGGAGGAGTTTCTGGTCTCACTTCAAGACAAGCCCCGCAAGCCGTTCAAGGGAACCAAGGTCACCAACGGTCTCTTCAAGCCGAAATACTCGACAGTAAACCCAACCACGGAAGAACTCAACAAGGCCCTGCTTGACATGTGCTGTTCTAATTATTACAATGGCGAGGACAGGACAGACACCGTGTGCGTTCACGAGCGGTTGTCAAGGGCCATTGACGCACAAGCAACCGAGAACTCGGCGTTTACCAACTTCTCGGTAACAGATGAAGAGGCTAACATGGTGGACAAGTATGGCAACTCGCTACTTCATGTGGCTGCGCGGTGGGGTGCGCGTGTTTCGCTATTGCTACTGATCATTAGGCATACGGACGATCTTCAGATGGTCAACCAACGGGGAGAAACATTTCTTCATGTCTACGCTCCACCAAGCCAACCCAGACTTAGACCGGTGTCTTTCCTGAACCTCATACGTGTCTTGCGGTCCAGGGGATTTGACTTTTGTCTTCGAGACGGCGAGAAGCACACATTCCTGCACCACATTGTTGCCAAGGAGGAATTTCCGATCGAAACATTGTACTACGTATTTCGCGAAGTTGGACACGGTGCTGCTCGGTTTTTGGTTGCCAGCAAGGCGGCAGATGGAGAGAGGCTATGGCACAGCGTGAGGCGGAATCTGGAGAGGACGGCCCCTAAATTAGCCAGAATATTTGGCGACGAAGTCGAGTTCATTCGTCGTTACCTCCCCGAATTCTCCGACTCAAAGGCCCCATCGACGGGCGACAACTCGACTTGCGGATCCGACAGTCTCTACTCGctaccccaccaccaccaagaagtCATGACTATGAATGACCCCAACGATAGTTCAGCCCAGCACGTCCGTAGATCACCGATTATGAAACTTTTGCGCCGGGCCGCTGCGGGAAGAACGGGTTTTGCCGACACCGACTTGAACAAGAAACTAGAGTCCATATTCGAGACGGCCTCGAAGGCGCCAGACTTTGAACTTCACGCCTTCCTTGCGAAACGGGATACAGAGGGCAACACAGCACTCCACTACGCATCCGAGTTCGGCATTGTGACCGCCGTCCAGTTCCTTTGTGGAAAAGGCGCCAATGTTAACGTGTTCAACAACTGCGGCAACACTCCTCTCCAGCTGGTCAAATACGCCATCCAGAGAACCGATGTCCGATCCGACATCCACATGGAAGCTCGCTATCTCCGTTGCGCCGTGTTATTGCTGGAGCAAGGGGCCTTTGATCAGAGCAAACTCGTCAGCGAGAGGAGCATCATCTTCCCCTATGCCAATGTTTTTGATGGGAGCGAGAGGTCAATCCAGAACCTTGTCAAACAGGGCGTTGCAAATCAGTGCAAGGGTTTGCATTTATTAACGAGCAGCACCAAGCATCACGGGCTGTACTACGGCTTGGAGGGACACGACCACGGACATTGTCATGgccatggaggaggcgggacaTCGTTCGGCTGGGCAGATCACGGCCGGCTGTTGGATGGCTTGATGGGAAGAAGATCTGGCTCAGGAAGGGGCAGAAAACGGGCTCCAAGTCCTTTGGGTGCAGGAGGTGGCCCGATaggaggagaggcaggcCCAGAGGGCATGAACTTGACTTTCCAGACGTCAGTTCTGAGCAGTTGTTGA
- a CDS encoding hypothetical protein (EggNog:ENOG503NZ8N; COG:G; COG:M) — protein sequence MADVQKKLIVVLGATGNQGGAVARRFLQDPQYAVRGLTRNVSSPAAQALRELGAEVVAAELDDVESLKKAFKGANLIFSVTQYWEPFFRPDCRAKAEELGITCRKYAYDVEVQQGKNIADAAATVVDTLVDNGFLVSTLSNARKCSKGKFQDLYHFDSKADVFPDYVVPKYPELAAKMSCIHTGFFTTSHNILPDSYFAKQSDGSFQMRFPCNPDKLIPQLDVNRDTGNFVYAVSQMPPGKAYMAGEYLSFRDWAAAWGRVTGATIEYKEVTIDEMVAETPDKACGLEVALMYSYSSDPGYDGGMELLTAEDIQKAGIDCPITTVEESLAKQDFSKFFSK from the exons atggCCGACGTTCAAAAAAAGCTCATCGTGGTGTTGGGTGCCACCGGTAACCAGGGCGGTGCCGTTGCCCGCCGTTTTCTCCAGGACCCGCAATACGCCGTTCGCGGCTTGACCCGCAATGTCTCGTCGCCTGCAGCACAGGCCCTCAGGGAGCTCGGGGCCGAAGTGGTGGCGGCCGAGCTGGACGACGTCGAGTCTCTCAAGAAGGCCTTCAAGGGCGCCAACCTCATCTTCAGCGTGACACAGTACTGGGAGCCCTTCTTCCGCCCTGACTGCCGggccaaggcggaggagctcgGCATCACCTGCCGCAAGTACGCCTATGATGTTGAGGTCCAGCAGGGCAAAAACATTGCCGACGCTGCGGCCACTGTGGTTGACACTCTGGTGGATAACGGCTTCCTGGTTTCGACCCTGAGCAACGCGCGGAAGTGCAGCAAGGGCAAGTTCCAAGACCTATACCACTTTGACTCCAAGGCCGATGTGTTCCCCGACTATGTTGTTCCCAAGTATCCCGAGTTGGCGGCCAAGATGTCGTGTATTCACACcggcttcttcaccaccagtCACAATATCCTGCCCGACTCCTATTTTGCCAAG CAATCCGACGGGAGCTTCCAGATGCGCTTCCCCTGTAACCCAGACAAGCTGATTCCCCAGCTGGACGTGAACCGTGACACTGGCAACTTTGTGTATGCCGTCTCCCAGATGCCGCCTGGAAAGGCCTACATGGCTGGGGAGTATCTGAGCTTCAGGGATTGGGCGGCTGCGTGGGGTCGGGTCACTGGGGCCACCATCGAGTATAAGGAGGTGACGATTGACGAGATGGTGGCCGAGACTCCTGACAAGGCCTGTGGGCTGGAGGTTGCTCTCATGTATTCGTATTCGTCCGATCCGGGGTACGATGGTGGGATGGAGCTGTTGACAGCTGAGGATATCCAAAAG GCGGGCATCGATTGCCCGATCACGACGGTGGAGGAATCTCTGGCAAAGCAGGACTTTTCCAAGTTTTTCAGCAAGTAA
- a CDS encoding hypothetical protein (EggNog:ENOG503NUZJ; COG:G): protein MNLASALTDGFAERSNLDRDTINLGNQLLFLDTVVLEIPIDIDLSNLCVHQLGPRKWISSQILFFGLVGTLQILITNRADYLASRLCLGLAESGYIPRSIYTISTWYTSRKRTRRVAVFFIGMFGGNALSPLLASGILKLSCRHGLRDWQWLFLDGLFTFLCERVVLFLVAWVTWETKPLVGRGLVVFSEKDREILQDRLVRDGDGLDLTDGKPKSHIPLAVVWKTVKHWRRWLHFVSTFCIFSTWSPLTTCTPSIIM from the exons ATGAACCTCGCCAGCGCCCTCACCGACGGTTTCGCCGAGCGCTCCAACCTCGACCGGgacaccatcaacctcggGAACCAGCTCCTATTCCTGGACACTGTCGTGTTGGAAATCCCAA TTGATATTGACTTAAGCAACCTCTGTGTGCATCAGCTCGGTCCCAGAAAGTGGATCTCCTCCCAaatcctcttcttcggcctAGTTGGAACCCTGCAAATCCTCATTACCAACCGAGCGGACTATCTTGCCTCTAGGCTATGTCTGGGTCTTGCCGAGTCGGGATATATCCCGAGAAGTATCTACACCATCTCTACTTGGTACACCTCCCGCAAACGCACACGTCGAGTAGCCGTCTTTTTTATTGGCATGTTTGGCGGGAATGCTCTCTCCCCTCTATTGGCGTCTGGGATTTTGAAGCTGAGTTGTCGTCATGGGTTGAGAGATTGGCAGTGGCTTTTTTTGGACGGGCTGTTTACGTTTTTGTGTGAGAGGgttgttctttttcttgttgccTGGGTCACCTGGGAGACGAAGCCgttggttgggaggggtCTGGTGGTATTTAGTGAGAAAGATCGGGAAATCCTGCAGGacaggttggtgagggatggtgatgggttggatTTGACAGATGGGAAGCCCAAGAGCCATATACCGCTAGCTGTGGTGTGGAAGACGGTGAAGcattggaggaggtggctgcATTTCGTGTCGACGTTTTGTATCTTTTCGACTTGGTCACCGTTGACGACGTGTACGCCGTCTATTATCATGTGA
- a CDS encoding hypothetical protein (COG:Q; EggNog:ENOG503P0D7) — MNVAVIGAGPSGLVTLKYLVSAHTFLGTEPIETLLFKSEDTIGGTFPARTYEDAELVSSKQLTSFSDFRLRDDDPDFVSAERYLKYLHEYCEKFRLWSQIKLSTTVVSVKPNIKGKGHTRTGKQKSWTCDAIAVCSGLHVTPNLPEIPGLEDHVPLVMHSSQFKSRSQFVTNRTVMVLGSGETGADIAYLAVTSPTKQVVMCHRSGFHFALKVGPPCLDFPDTQERGIPVAYVHPLLRNSNALWTFYDWYVKGILWLNTGTSGGLDQIVGEPSPEKNHVSKIFFNKSSKASPYISYPYRLNSKGSLVDRIRSGIIQSPDIVICWTGYKQSFPFLDRDHYPRQKRPT; from the exons ATGAACGTTGCAGTCATCGGAGCAGGTCCTTCAGGACTAGTTACTCTGAAATATCTTGTTTCTGCTCACACTTTTCTCGGCACTGAGCCCATTGAAACACTGTTATTCAAGAGCGAAGACACCATCGGCGGCACATTTCCAGCCAGGACCTATGAAGATGCCGAG CTTGTCAGTTCTAAGCAGCTTACTTCCTTCTCAGACTTCCGTCTCCGTGACGACGACCCCGACTTCGTCTCTGCCGAGCGCTACCTCAAGTATCTCCACGAGTACTGCGAAAAATTCAGGCTTTGGTCCCAAATCAAACTCTCCACCACTGTGGTATCGGTGAAGCCCAACATCAAAGGCAAGGGTCATACAA GAACGGGGAAGCAAAAGAGTTGGACCTGTGATGCGATTGCAGTGTGCTCTGGCCTGCATGTCACCCCTAACCTGCCCGAAATCCCAGGGCTGGAGGACCATGTGCCCTTGGTGATGCATTCATCCCAGTTCAAATCCCGCTCACAGTTTGTAACTAATAGGACAGTCATGGTGCTTGGAAGCGGCGAGACAGGAGCAGATATAGCGTACCTGGCCGTTACCTCACCCACCAAGCAGGTTGTGATGTGCCACCGCAGTGGCTTCCATTTTGCACTCAAGGTTGGTCCGCCATGTTTGGATTTTCCTGACACTCAAGAGCGCGGCATTCCCGTTG CCTATGTCCACCCTCTCTTGCGCAACTCCAATGCCCTCTGGACATTCTACGACTGGTACGTCAAAGGAATACTGTGGCTGAACACCGGAACTTCAGGAGGTCTCGACCAGATTGTCGGAGAACCTTCCCCAGAGAAGAACCATGTTAGCAAAA TTTTCTTCAACAAGAGCAGCAAAGCATCTCCCTACATCTCGTACCCCTATCGTCTCAACTCCAAAGGAAGTCTTGTCGACCGCATCCGCTCCGGTATCATCCAGTCGCCCGACATTGTCATCTGCTGGACAGGCTACAAGCAAAGCTTTCCTTTTCTGGACAGAGATCACTACCCACGGCAGAAGAGGCCAACGTGA
- a CDS encoding hypothetical protein (EggNog:ENOG503NUA9; COG:S), translated as MSDSPAKPAANSGSGSAAAFGKPPESPTASKDVTSPGDLQQGPADEPDHPHLEIDHDEGAEDNYDADSAYVSLDGSSRTGSITSSITNYVYENGRRYHAYRSGQYVLPNDEDEQERLDLQHHIWLLLLHGSLYTAPLNVPDESDSASEYRILDLGCGTGIWAMDIADQHPRASVFGVDLSPIQPEWVPGNCRFHVDDYEDDWTYRPDEAFDYIHGRALGGTVADWGRFYRQVRTHLKPGGYCEMQEYDAWIFSDDDSFDRAPWTKEWVTKLDDASKMFGKQINVANRHKQWMIDAGFEDVQEKVIRIPIGPWAKDPHLKELGRFEQLHMQMSVASHTPALFTRVHSYTEQQCQVLIEGVKREFRNRDLRLITIYRFISGRSPGPPPPEL; from the exons ATGTCTGATAGCCCCGCCAAACCCGCTGCTAATAGCGGGTCTGGCTCTGCCGCGGCCTTTGGGAAGCCGCCGGAGTCACCAACAGCATCAAAGGATGTGACAAGTCCAGGGGATTTGCAGCAAGGCCCTGCCGATGAACCagaccaccctcacctcgaGATCGAT CACGACGAGGGCGCCGAAGACAACTATGATGCCGACTCGGCTTACGTCTCCCTAGACGGCTCATCCCGCACCGGATCCATCACCTCGTCCATCACAAACTATGTCTATGAGAACGGTCGTCGGTACCATGCCTATCGCTCGGGGCAGTATGTCTTGCCcaacgacgaggacgaacAAGAGCGCCTTGATCTCCAACACCACATTtggcttctcctgctccatGGAAGCTTGTACACGGCGCCCTTGAATGTTCCAGACGAGTCGGATTCCGCCAGCGAGTACAGGATCTTGGATCTCGGCTGCGGCACCGGTATTTGGGCTATGGATATTGCTGACCAGCACCCTCGTGCGTCTGTATTTGGCGTTGATTTGAGCCCCATTCAACCCGAATGGGTGCCCGGCAACTGCCGCTTCCACGTCGACGACTACGAAGACGACTGGACGTACAGGCCAGACGAGGCGTTCGACTACATCCACGGGCGTGCCCTCGGCGGTACCGTTGCTGACTGGGGTCGATTCTATCGCCAGGTGAGGACGCACCTCAAGCCAGGCGGCTACTGTGAAATGCAAGAATACGATGCCTGGATCTtcagcgacgacgacagcttCGACAGGGCGCCTTGGACCAAGGAATGGGTAACCAAGCTGGATGATGCCAGCAAGATGTTTGGCAAGCAAATCAACGTGGCCAACCGCCACAAGCAATGGATGATCGATGCGGGCTTTGAAGACGTCCAAGAGAAGGTCATCAGG ATTCCCATTGGACCGTGGGCCAAGGACCCTCATCTGAAGGAGCTGGGCCGCTTCGAGCAACTGCATATGCAGATGTCGGTGGCCTCTCACACCCCTGCACTCTTCACCCGCGTGCATTCATACACCGAACAGCAGTGCCAGGTCCTGATTGAGGGCGTCAAGCGGGAGTTCCGCAATAGAGATCTGAGACTGATCACCATCTACCGCTTCATCAGCGGCCGAAGCCctggcccccctcccccggaGCTCTGA
- a CDS encoding hypothetical protein (EggNog:ENOG503P5N3; COG:S), with translation MRSSTISVLLGAASMVAAIQITSPSKNDVVDLSAGVKVEWSTVNTDPDSAHLFLVNMASGHTPYNKDLGEVDLSTGSIVITEKDVPEDGAFQFNFQSVKQNNMGILAQSEQFENKKEEGKDKDETTTKATTTTGGAKTTLTTATTAATAATTTGADSEDTDDEETETSSTSTGTSTGTAAAASGTSSETPESGAAGLAVKGTMLALVAGVLAVVA, from the coding sequence ATGCGCTCCTCCACCATttccgtcctcctcggcgctgCCTCCATGGTCGCTGCCATCCagatcacctccccctccaagaaCGACGTTGTCGACCTCTCGGCCGGCGTCAAGGTCGAGTGGTCCACCGTCAACACCGACCCTGACTCGgcccacctcttcctcgtcaacatGGCCTCGGGCCACACCCCCTACAACAAGGACCTCGGTGAGGTCGACCTCTCGACCGGCTCCATCGTGATCACCGAGAAGGACGTCCCCGAGGACGGCGCCTTCCAGTTCAACTTCCAGAGCGTCAAGCAGAACAACATGGGCATCCTCGCCCAGAGCGAGCAGTTtgagaacaagaaggaggagggcaaggacaaggacgagaccaccaccaaggccaccaccaccactggaGGTGCCAAGACCACCTTgaccactgccaccaccgctgctACCGCCGCTACCACCACTGGCGCCGATTCCGAGGACACCGACGATGAGGAGACCGAGACCAGCAGCACTTCTACTGGCACCTCCACCGGtaccgctgctgctgcttctggcACTTCTTCGGAGACCCCTGAGAgcggtgctgctggtctTGCTGTCAAGGGCACCATGCTCGCCCTCGTTGCTGGTGTCTTGGCGGTCGTTGCCTAA
- a CDS encoding hypothetical protein (EggNog:ENOG503PD8S), translating into MGFSLTSLLATASLALAIPHDFQVGERAPVSTIDIRYRHDKVTNKYALAVLDKDTHQVLARICDKSIRSGAFSALPIHVDADGEAFGTITVGSRTHAIGHRSRQVDCWSMYSNRAATVTCHVSLRHLPALDFDALAHDTPAPPCFDNFPLVEQSDVDGTPSNVTQLELAQHEIGNEGLETVQAQDQLPSHPTLRARQGSILRCPPYREARLVGDGNPHQNYFHVQMTSKGRCGDGDCEISYETSETKTFSWTASASIAGWISGGFAVEKSHSFAENFNCVGKEGHDTNICVWQMIAHTAYTVQNYIVYPCSHKAVPDGDPFILWSPNANNVGSEYYCVRNTCRAGKGDNWWDKSPSRPGGPRDW; encoded by the exons ATGggcttctccctcacctccctcctcgctaCGGCGTCTTTGGCCCTCGCGATTCCACACGACTTCCAGGTTGGAGAACGGGCCCCAGTCAGCACCATCGACATCCGATACCGACATGACAAAGTCACCAACAAATACGCTCTCGCTGTCTTGGACAAAGATACACACCAAGTTCTTGCTCGTATTTGCGATAAATCCATCAGATCGGGTGCCTTTTCGGCCCTGCCTATCCACGTTGATGCCGACGGTGAAGCCTTTGGGACCATCACTGTCGGATCTCGCACCCATGCAATCGGGCACCGCTCACGCCAAGTTGACTGCTGGAGCATGTACAGCAATCGTGCCGCCACAGTGACCTGTCATGTGTCTCTCAGGCACTTGCCGGCACTGGATTTTGATGCGTTAGCTCACGACACACCGGCGCCACCCTGTTTCGACAATTTTCCCTTGGTGGAGCAAAGCGATGTGGATGGGACTCCCTCCAACGTCACCCAGCTCGAGCTTGCCCAACATGAAATTGGTaacgaggggttggagacTGTCCAGGCCCAGGACCAACTTCCGTCACACCCAACCTTGCGTGCCAGACAAGGTTCCATTCTCCGCTGCCCTCCTTACCGCGAGGCCAGACTGGTCGGCGATGGCAACCCCCATCAGAACTACTTTCATGTTCAAATGACG AGCAAAGGAAGATGCGGCGACGGCGACTGCGAGATCAGCTACGAAACCTCGGAGACTAAAACCTTCTCATGGACAGCGTCCGCCTCCATTGCTGGCTGGATCTCTGGTGGATTTGCTGTTGAAAAGTCGCACTCGTTCGCAGAGAATTTCAATTGCGTCGGCAAGGAGGGGCATGACACGAATATCTGCGTGTGGCAGATGATCGCACACACAGCGTATACCGTCCAGAACTATATCGTATACCCCTGTTCTCATAAAGCAGTCCCTGATGGAGACCCCTTCATTCTCTGGTCTCCCAACGCAAACAACGTCGGGAGCGAGTACTATTGCGTCAGGAACACATGCCGCGCAGGTAAAGGCGATAATTGGTGGGACAAAAGCCCAAGCAGGCCGGGGGGACCTCGCGACTGGTAA